From a region of the Leucoraja erinacea ecotype New England chromosome 6, Leri_hhj_1, whole genome shotgun sequence genome:
- the LOC129698394 gene encoding CD5 antigen-like: MCSGRVEVYHNSTWVTACDRSWDINAGNVVCRVLNCGTARLVTTAVSYGEATGNIWLDEVTCNGTEPALDQCPAGPWRVNNCTHGEYAEVSCSGPVPVRLVNGNNMCSGRVEVYHNSTWVTVCGRSWDINEGNVVCRVLNCGTARIVTAAVSDGEATGNIWLNEVTCNGTEPALDQCPASPWRVNNCTHGEYAEVSCSGECGWGCSLLDEWVSLLGSRILH; the protein is encoded by the exons ATGTGCTCCGGGAGAGTGGAGGTCTATCATAATTCCACCTGGGTTACCGCCTGCGACAGGAGCTGGGATATCAATGCGGGGAATGTGGTCTGCAGGGTGTTGAACTGTGGGACGGCCCGTTTAGTAACAACTGCTGTCTCCTACGGAGAGGCCACTGGGAACATCTGGCTGGATGAAGTGACGTGTAACGGGACAGAGCCTGCCCTCGACCAGTGTCCTGCCGGGCCATGGAGGGTGAATAACTGCACACACGGAGAGTACGCTGAAGTCTCCTGCTCAG GTCCGGTGCCCGTCCGTCTAGTGAATGGGAACAACATGTGCTCCGGGAGAGTGGAGGTCTATCATAACTCCACCTGGGTCACCGTCTGCGGCAGGAGTTGGGATATCAATGAGGGGAACGTGGTCTGCAGGGTGTTGAACTGTGGGACAGCCCGGATAGTAACAGCAGCTGTCTCTGATGGAGAGGCCACTGGGAACATCTGGCTAAATGAAGTGACGTGTAACGGGACAGAGCCTGCCCTCGACCAATGTCCTGCCAGCCCATGGAGGGTGAATAACTGCACACACGGAGAGTACGCTGAAGTATCCTGCtcaggtgagtgtgggtggggatgCTCCCTCCTTGATGAGTGGGTTTCATTGCTCGGGTCAAGAATTTTACATTGA
- the LOC129698452 gene encoding deleted in malignant brain tumors 1 protein-like translates to MCSGRVEVYQNSTWGTVCGTSWDINAGNVVCRVLNCGMARSVTTAVSNGEATGNIWLDGMNCNGTEPALDQCPAKRWQVNNCTHGEYAEVSCSGPVAVRLVNGNNMCSGRVEVYYNSTWGTVCGRSWDINAGNVVCRVLNCGTARSVTTAVSYGEATGNIWLDGVTCNGTEPALDQCPAGPWGVNNCTHGEYAGVSCSGPVPVRLVNGNNMCSGRVEVYQNSTWGTVCGTSWDINAGNVVCRVLNCGMARSVTTAVSNGEATGNIWLDGMNCNGTEPALDQCPAKRWQVNNCTHGEYAEVSCSGPVAVRLVNGNNMCSGRVEVYYNSTWGTVCGRSWDINAGNVVCRVLNCGTARSVTTAVSYGEATGNIWLDGVTCNGTEPALDQCPAGPWGVNNCTHGEYAGVSCSGPVPVRLVNGNNMCSGRVEVYQNSTWGTVCGTSWDINAGNVVCRVLNCGMARSVTTAVSNGEATGNIWLDGMNCNGTEPALDQCPAKRWQVNNCTHGEYAEVSCSGPVPVRLVNGNNMCSGRVEVYYNSTWGTVCGRSWDINAGNVVCRVLNLSCRAMGGE, encoded by the exons ATGTGCTCCGGGAGAGTGGAGGTCTATCAGAACTCCACCTGGGGCACCGTCTGTGGCACGAGCTGGGATATCAATGCAGGGAACGTGGTCTGCAGGGTGTTGAACTGTGGGATGGCCCGGTCAGTAACAACTGCTGTCTCTAACGGAGAGGCCACTGGGAACATCTGGCTGGATGGCATGAATTGTAATGGGACAGAGCCTGCCCTCGATCAGTGTCCTGCCAAACGATGGCAGGTGAATAACTGCACACACGGAGAGTACGCTGAAGTCTCCTGCtcag GTCCGGTGGCCGTCCGTCTGGTGAATGGGAACAACATGTGCTCCGGGAGAGTGGAGGTCTATTATAACTCCACCTGGGGCACCGTCTGTGGCAGGAGCTGGGATATCAATGCGGGGAACGTGGTCTGCAGAGTGTTGAACTGTGGGACGGCCCGGTCTGTAACAACAGCCGTCTCCTACGGAGAGGCCACTGGGAACATCTGGCTGGATGGGGTGACGTGTAACGGGACAGAGCCTGCCCTCGACCAGTGTCCTGCCGGGCCATGGGGGGTGAATAACTGCACACACGGAGAGTACGCTGGAGTCTCCTGCTCAG GTCCGGTGCCCGTCCGTCTGGTGAATGGGAACAACATGTGCTCCGGGAGAGTGGAGGTCTATCAGAACTCCACCTGGGGCACCGTCTGTGGCACGAGCTGGGATATCAATGCAGGGAACGTGGTCTGCAGGGTGTTGAACTGTGGGATGGCCCGGTCAGTAACAACTGCTGTCTCTAACGGAGAGGCCACTGGGAACATCTGGCTGGATGGCATGAATTGTAATGGGACAGAGCCTGCCCTCGATCAGTGTCCTGCCAAACGATGGCAGGTGAATAACTGCACACACGGAGAGTACGCTGAAGTCTCCTGCtcag GTCCGGTGGCCGTCCGTCTGGTGAATGGGAACAACATGTGCTCCGGGAGAGTGGAGGTCTATTATAACTCCACCTGGGGCACCGTCTGTGGCAGGAGCTGGGATATCAATGCGGGGAACGTGGTCTGCAGAGTGTTGAACTGTGGGACGGCCCGGTCTGTAACAACAGCCGTCTCCTACGGAGAGGCCACTGGGAACATCTGGCTGGATGGGGTGACGTGTAACGGGACAGAGCCTGCCCTCGACCAGTGTCCTGCCGGGCCATGGGGGGTGAATAACTGCACACACGGAGAGTACGCTGGAGTCTCCTGCTCAG GTCCGGTGCCCGTCCGTCTGGTGAATGGGAACAACATGTGCTCCGGGAGAGTGGAGGTCTATCAGAACTCCACCTGGGGCACCGTCTGTGGCACGAGCTGGGATATCAATGCAGGGAACGTGGTCTGCAGGGTGTTGAACTGTGGGATGGCCCGGTCAGTAACAACTGCTGTCTCTAACGGAGAGGCCACTGGGAACATCTGGCTGGATGGCATGAATTGTAATGGGACAGAGCCTGCCCTCGATCAGTGTCCTGCCAAACGATGGCAGGTGAATAACTGCACACACGGAGAGTACGCTGAAGTCTCCTGCtcag GTCCGGTGCCCGTCCGTCTGGTGAATGGGAACAACATGTGCTCCGGGAGAGTGGAGGTCTATTATAACTCCACCTGGGGCACCGTCTGTGGCAGGAGCTGGGATATCAATGCAGGGAACGTGGTCTGCAGAGTGTTGAACT TGTCCTGCCGGGCCATGGGGGGTGAATAA
- the LOC129698451 gene encoding soluble scavenger receptor cysteine-rich domain-containing protein SSC5D-like, with protein MCSGRVEVYHNSTWSTVCGKSWDIKAGNVVCRVLNCGTARLVTTAVSNGVATGNIWLEGVKCNGTERALDQCPASPWKVNNCTHGEFAEVSCSGPVPVRLVNGNNMCSGRVEVYHNSTWGTVCGRSWDINAGNVVCRVLNCGTARSVTTAVSYGEATGNIWLDGVTCNGTEPALDQCPAGPWGVNNCTHGEYAGVSCSGPVPVRLVNGNNMCSGRVEVYHNSTWITVCGTSWDINAGNVVCRVLNCGTARLVTTAASYGEATGNIWLDGVTCNGKEPALDQCPASPWRLNNCTHGEYAEVSCSGKIQEDFTRSERFELWGKIRAVNRWQTGG; from the exons ATGTGCTCCGGGAGAGTGGAGGTCTATCATAACTCCACCTGGAGCACCGTCTGCGGCAAGAGCTGGGATATCAAAGCGGGGAACGTGGTCTGCAGGGTGTTGAATTGTGGGACGGCCCGGTTAGTAACAACTGCTGTCTCCAACGGAGTGGCCACTGGGAACATCTGGCTAGAGGGGGTGAAGTGTAACGGGACAGAGCGTGCCCTCGACCAGTGTCCTGCCAGCCCTTGGAAGGTGAATAATTGCACACACGGAGAGTTCGCTGAAGTCTCCTGCtcag GTCCGGTGCCCGTCCGTCTGGTGAATGGGAACAACATGTGCTCCGGGAGAGTGGAGGTCTATCATAACTCCACCTGGGGCACCGTCTGCGGCAGGAGCTGGGATATCAATGCGGGGAACGTGGTCTGCAGGGTGTTGAACTGTGGGACGGCCCGGTCAGTAACAACAGCTGTCTCCTACGGAGAGGCCACTGGGAACATCTGGCTGGATGGGGTGACGTGTAACGGGACAGAGCCTGCCCTCGACCAGTGTCCTGCCGGGCCATGGGGGGTGAATAACTGCACACACGGAGAGTACGCTGGAGTCTCCTGCTCAG GTCCGGTGCCCGTCCGTCTGGTGAATGGGAACAACATGTGCTCCGGGAGAGTGGAGGTCTATCATAACTCCACCTGGATCACCGTCTGCGGCACGAGCTGGGATATCAATGCGGGGAACGTGGTCTGCAGGGTGTTGAACTGTGGGACGGCCCGGTTAGTAACAACAGCTGCCTCCTATGGAGAGGCCACTGGGAATATCTGGCTGGATGGGGTGACATGTAACGGGAAAGAGCCTGCCCTCGACCAGTGTCCAGCCAGCCCATGGAGGTTGAATAACTGCACACATGGAGAATACGCTGAAGTCTCCTGCTCAG GTAAGATTCAGGAGGATTTTACCAGGAGTGAAAGGTTTGAGTTATGGGGTAAAATCAGAGCAGTTAATAGATGGCAAACAGGAGGATAG